A genome region from Colwellia sp. Arc7-D includes the following:
- a CDS encoding TIM-barrel domain-containing protein: MMKKITFESKKIMQSSALYLLALILIFISWQGLTRDYIDHQLLGNTLAVRTSDGIVEINALNQSAFEVHYQPIGFKQLPSFAIDTVSTSNNKDERNLTVVGSAKALTLSSKFLVAIINKSPFNIRYTKPNGEYIAAEELGLFTQQPQAVIPKVTVKTDVIKLPVDNEVIEVTELNTEPPIEFTLGFRFKLQPQEKILGGGQRVLGMDRRGQKMPLYNRAHYGYEDQSNQMYYGLSAIMSSNKYIIVFDNSANGELDIAHDEADILQFSAVGGRTSYLIIAGDSYPKLIENLVDVTGKQPLPPRWSLGNIASRFGYHSEQEARAVVQKYHDEDFPLDAIVFDLYWFGPDIKGHMGNLNWDKIAFPTPVDMITDFKAQGVNTIMITEPFILTSSSQWQSAVENSALMKNDQGQPEKFDFYFGNTGLVDVFDEKSQDWFWQYYQQLAEQGVAGWWGDLGEPEVHPANGLHNFAGGKVTGDELHNAYGHKWAEMVFKRLQKFQPETRPFILMRSGFIGSQRYGMVPWTGDVSRSWGGFKPQVELALQMSVLGLSYIHSDLGGFAGDGPIDKELYIRWLQYGVFQPVYRPHAQENAKPEPIFHDTETKDILREYVKLRYQLMPYIYSLSIENSLTGMPIMRPMFFEDESKLDLIDEKDSYFYGDALLVAPVTEQNARQINVNLPKGVWFNFWNDKRYLGNQKVTIAAPLDQTPVLVRGGAFIPMVETVQSTKDYKTKNLTLHYYADTSVKSSSAVMYNDDGKDPNSLANGDYETLTFNAIQQGNNLSLNLQQAGDFSGMPASRKLSVVIHHYGDTSAKIKVNNKAIKLVANQQQLTDHTIAAWYDSSANQLQIKAEWNKTVNITIN; encoded by the coding sequence ATGATGAAAAAAATCACTTTTGAATCCAAAAAAATAATGCAATCGAGCGCTTTATATCTTCTTGCCTTGATTTTAATATTTATTAGCTGGCAGGGATTAACTCGCGATTATATTGATCATCAATTATTAGGTAACACCTTAGCAGTAAGGACGAGCGATGGTATTGTTGAAATTAATGCGCTTAATCAATCTGCGTTCGAAGTGCATTATCAACCGATTGGTTTCAAGCAATTACCGTCATTTGCTATCGACACCGTTAGCACGTCAAACAATAAAGATGAAAGAAACTTAACGGTTGTAGGTTCTGCGAAAGCGTTAACGTTGAGCAGTAAATTCTTGGTGGCGATTATCAATAAATCACCTTTTAATATTCGTTATACCAAACCCAATGGCGAGTATATCGCTGCTGAAGAGCTTGGGCTTTTTACTCAGCAACCTCAAGCTGTAATACCAAAAGTAACTGTAAAAACTGACGTAATTAAACTTCCCGTGGACAACGAAGTCATTGAAGTAACAGAGTTAAATACAGAGCCTCCGATTGAATTTACTTTAGGGTTTCGTTTTAAATTACAACCTCAAGAGAAAATTTTAGGTGGCGGTCAGCGCGTGTTAGGTATGGATCGTCGTGGTCAAAAAATGCCACTATATAATCGTGCTCATTACGGATACGAGGATCAGTCAAATCAAATGTACTATGGCTTGTCGGCCATTATGTCGAGTAACAAATATATTATCGTCTTCGATAATTCTGCAAATGGCGAGCTTGATATTGCTCACGACGAAGCTGACATATTACAGTTTAGTGCCGTTGGTGGACGCACGTCTTATTTGATTATTGCCGGCGATAGCTATCCAAAATTAATTGAGAACTTGGTTGATGTTACCGGAAAGCAACCATTACCTCCGCGTTGGAGTTTAGGTAATATTGCCAGCCGTTTTGGCTACCATAGCGAGCAAGAAGCGCGTGCTGTGGTACAAAAATATCATGATGAAGACTTTCCGCTTGATGCCATCGTGTTTGATTTATATTGGTTTGGCCCTGATATAAAAGGCCATATGGGTAATTTGAATTGGGATAAAATAGCATTTCCAACGCCGGTTGATATGATCACAGACTTTAAAGCCCAAGGGGTAAATACCATTATGATCACGGAGCCCTTTATTCTAACTTCTTCAAGTCAATGGCAAAGTGCGGTTGAAAATAGCGCCTTAATGAAAAATGACCAGGGGCAGCCTGAAAAGTTTGACTTTTATTTCGGCAATACGGGTTTAGTCGATGTTTTTGATGAAAAGAGTCAAGACTGGTTTTGGCAATATTATCAACAACTCGCCGAGCAAGGTGTGGCAGGATGGTGGGGGGACTTAGGCGAACCTGAAGTGCATCCTGCAAATGGTTTGCATAACTTTGCTGGGGGTAAAGTTACCGGTGATGAATTGCATAATGCTTATGGTCATAAATGGGCTGAAATGGTTTTTAAAAGATTACAGAAATTTCAACCTGAAACACGGCCATTTATCTTAATGCGTTCAGGTTTTATTGGTTCACAACGCTACGGCATGGTGCCATGGACAGGTGATGTAAGTCGCAGTTGGGGTGGTTTTAAACCACAAGTAGAATTAGCATTACAAATGAGCGTGCTCGGTTTAAGTTATATCCATTCAGATTTAGGTGGCTTTGCTGGCGATGGCCCGATAGATAAAGAACTTTATATCCGTTGGTTACAATACGGTGTTTTTCAGCCAGTTTATCGCCCGCACGCTCAAGAAAATGCCAAACCAGAGCCAATATTTCATGACACTGAAACTAAAGATATTTTGCGTGAATACGTTAAGTTACGTTATCAGTTAATGCCTTACATTTACTCGTTAAGCATTGAAAATAGCTTAACAGGTATGCCTATAATGCGTCCGATGTTTTTTGAAGATGAAAGTAAGCTAGATCTTATTGATGAAAAAGATAGTTATTTTTATGGCGATGCCTTACTTGTTGCACCTGTAACGGAGCAAAATGCTCGTCAAATAAATGTGAACTTACCTAAAGGTGTTTGGTTTAACTTTTGGAACGATAAACGTTATTTAGGCAATCAAAAAGTAACTATAGCTGCACCGCTAGATCAAACGCCGGTGTTAGTTCGAGGTGGCGCTTTTATTCCTATGGTTGAAACGGTGCAATCGACCAAAGATTACAAGACCAAAAATTTAACCTTACATTATTACGCTGACACATCGGTAAAATCATCTTCTGCAGTGATGTATAACGATGATGGTAAAGATCCGAATTCGCTCGCTAACGGTGATTATGAAACACTGACCTTTAATGCCATACAACAAGGCAATAACTTGTCGTTAAACTTACAACAAGCGGGTGACTTTTCAGGAATGCCTGCATCACGTAAATTGAGCGTAGTGATCCATCATTACGGTGATACTTCAGCAAAGATAAAAGTAAATAATAAGGCGATAAAACTAGTAGCGAATCAACAGCAGTTAACTGATCACACTATTGCTGCTTGGTATGATAGTAGTGCTAATCAACTGCAAATTAAAGCTGAGTGGAATAAGACGGTGAATATAACTATAAATTAA